From Cannabis sativa cultivar Pink pepper isolate KNU-18-1 chromosome 8, ASM2916894v1, whole genome shotgun sequence, a single genomic window includes:
- the LOC115699652 gene encoding uncharacterized protein LOC115699652 isoform X2: MAEGAKIKTGVLEADSCREIDVQGPVIDQSDSNVIGSKPFAAGSELIDCGSQFTVKVEERESEMSGSVNSLIEEVMGKVTLVGGSENSGMDENAVKSKTVSDDIKSETKDGNGMEGKIMSDKDESESSQSEGETASSSSSSSGCSSSDDDSSDNDVEKEEVKEKEEKENMKVKAESKFNVVTEVEEGEIRDADAPDMVGQTHDDDKSDDDDDDDNDEEAMVTWSDTDVADEEEDGDGALKGPIKSKNELEVLPSVPPVNATLEPHHQMLPVGVVLSIIGTQVIVEGIEKHSPLNDGSILWITESRSPLGMVDEIFGPVKNPYYVVRYNSESEVPAGVQAGSLISFVPEFVSHVLNNKDVYKKGYDASGANDEEVYDEAEFSDDEKEAEFKRLQKVSKRGMNDQKPMNNKNDKRKVKNRAEPWKNSKHSSPQAPTDVGHVPPNQHQHHLSSHLAPVDNANSSTPFVVEQGLSGGTGLIPQLRPTAQTACFHPPSNGVWGNGMPFQQPQGAFFPGGFPAYGMPWLPQNSQPYPFQMAMPNMFAQQVDPNQRLLSGNLLPGQQSNTLAGPAYSQGLMGQNGYNQMTFGMGLQGQHSQHMLNVGQQGINPNGVQNGQNCNAPQSGGIPGNNNEASQQFNAGAPSGRGRKPFHGRGGRFSRGRGGNQSR; this comes from the exons ATGGCTGAAGGAGCAAAGATTAAGACTGGTGTTCTTGAAGCAGATTCTTGCAGAGAAATTGACGTTCAAGGACCTGTTATTGATCAGTCTGACTCAAATGTTATTGGGTCTAAACCATTTGCTGCTGGTTCTGAGCTGATTGATTGTGGGTCTCAATTTACTGTGAAGGTGGAAGAACGGGAGTCTGAAATGTCTGGAAGTGTAAATTCATTGATTGAGGAGGTGATGGGGAAAGTAACTTTGGTGGGTGGGTCTGAAAACTCAGGAATGGATGAAAATGCTGTAAAAAGTAAAACCGTAAGTGATGATATAAAGAGTGAAACAAAGGATGGAAATGGTATGGAGGGTAAAATAATGAGTGACAAGGATGAGAGTGAAAGTTcacagtctgagggtgaaactgcatcatcttcttcttcttcttctggttGCAGCTCTAGTGACGATGATTCTAGCGATAATGATGTGGAAAAGGAGgaagtaaaagaaaaagaagagaaagaaaatatgaaGGTAAAGGCGGAGAGCAAGTTTAATGTGGTAACTGAAGTAGAAGAAGGTGAAATAAGGGATGCTGATGCACCAGACATGGTTGGCCAGACTCACGATGATGATAaaagtgatgatgatgatgatgacgaCAATGATGAAGAGGCAATGGTTACTTGGAGTGATACTGATGTTGccgatgaagaagaagatggtgATGGTGCTTTGAAAGGACCCATCAAGTCTAAGAATGAGCTTGAG GTTCTCCCTTCTGTTCCTCCAGTTAATGCAACCTTGGAACCACATCATCAGATGCTGCCTGTGGGAGTTGTTTTATCG ATAATTGGTACCCAAGTTATTGTGGAAGGGATTGAGAAACATAGTCCTTTAAATGATGGTTCTATTCTATGGATAACTGAAAGCAGATCTCCATTAGGGATGGTGGATGAAATCTTTGGACCTGTCAAAAACCCATACTATGTGGTGAGATACAATTCAGAAAGTGAAGTTCCTGCTGGTGTGCAAGCTGGCAGTTTAATTTCTTTTGTTCCAGAGTTTGTTAGCCATGTGCTTAACAACAAGGACGTTTACAAGAAGGGTTATGATGCGTCTGGTGCTAACGATGAAGAGGTGTATGATGAAGCAGAGTTTTCTGATGATGAGAAAGAGGCAGAATTCAAGAGACTGCAAAAAGTGTCGAAAAGAGGCATGAACGACCAGAAACCTATGAACAACAAGAATGATAAAAGGAAGGTTAAAAATAGAGCTGAACCATGGAAAAATAGTAAACATTCATCCCCACAAGCACCAACAGATGTAGGTCATGTACCACCCAATCAACACCAGCATCATTTATCATCCCATTTAGCACCAGTTGATAATGCAAATAGTTCAACCCCTTTTGTTGTAGAACAAGGTTTGAGTGGTGGGACAGGTTTAATTCCACAACTTCGACCTACTGCACAGACTGCTTGTTTTCATCCACCTTCAAATGGAGTTTGGGGAAATGGAATGCCATTTCAACAGCCCCAAGGTGCTTTTTTCCCCGGTGGCTTTCCAGCTTATGGTATGCCATGGCTTCCACAGAACTCTCAGCCATATCCATTTCAAATGGCAATGCCGAACATGTTTGCCCAGCAGGTCGATCCTAACCAGAGGTTACTTTCTGGTAATTTGCTACCCGGTCAACAATCAAATACATTAGCGGGACCTGCATACTCTCAGGGACTCATGGGTCAAAATGGATACAACCAAATGACATTTGGAATGGGTTTACAAGGTCAACATTCTCAGCATATGTTAAATGTTGGCCAACAAGGAATTAATCCAAACGGGGTACAAAATGGACAGAATTGTAATGCGCCACAATCTGGAGGAATTCCAGGAAACAACAATGAAGCCTCTCAGCAGTTCAATGCAGGTGCTCCTTCTGGTCGTGGAAGAAAACCATTCCATGGAAGAGGTGGTCGATTTTCACGTGGAAGAGGTGGGAACCAATCTAGATAG
- the LOC115699652 gene encoding uncharacterized protein LOC115699652 isoform X1: protein MSFTDSFLDFDSIKDWFDNISNPDMAEGAKIKTGVLEADSCREIDVQGPVIDQSDSNVIGSKPFAAGSELIDCGSQFTVKVEERESEMSGSVNSLIEEVMGKVTLVGGSENSGMDENAVKSKTVSDDIKSETKDGNGMEGKIMSDKDESESSQSEGETASSSSSSSGCSSSDDDSSDNDVEKEEVKEKEEKENMKVKAESKFNVVTEVEEGEIRDADAPDMVGQTHDDDKSDDDDDDDNDEEAMVTWSDTDVADEEEDGDGALKGPIKSKNELEVLPSVPPVNATLEPHHQMLPVGVVLSIIGTQVIVEGIEKHSPLNDGSILWITESRSPLGMVDEIFGPVKNPYYVVRYNSESEVPAGVQAGSLISFVPEFVSHVLNNKDVYKKGYDASGANDEEVYDEAEFSDDEKEAEFKRLQKVSKRGMNDQKPMNNKNDKRKVKNRAEPWKNSKHSSPQAPTDVGHVPPNQHQHHLSSHLAPVDNANSSTPFVVEQGLSGGTGLIPQLRPTAQTACFHPPSNGVWGNGMPFQQPQGAFFPGGFPAYGMPWLPQNSQPYPFQMAMPNMFAQQVDPNQRLLSGNLLPGQQSNTLAGPAYSQGLMGQNGYNQMTFGMGLQGQHSQHMLNVGQQGINPNGVQNGQNCNAPQSGGIPGNNNEASQQFNAGAPSGRGRKPFHGRGGRFSRGRGGNQSR from the exons ATGTCATTTACTGACTCATTCCTTGATTTTGACTCTATAAAGGATTGGTTTGACAACATTTCAAACCCAGATATGGCTGAAGGAGCAAAGATTAAGACTGGTGTTCTTGAAGCAGATTCTTGCAGAGAAATTGACGTTCAAGGACCTGTTATTGATCAGTCTGACTCAAATGTTATTGGGTCTAAACCATTTGCTGCTGGTTCTGAGCTGATTGATTGTGGGTCTCAATTTACTGTGAAGGTGGAAGAACGGGAGTCTGAAATGTCTGGAAGTGTAAATTCATTGATTGAGGAGGTGATGGGGAAAGTAACTTTGGTGGGTGGGTCTGAAAACTCAGGAATGGATGAAAATGCTGTAAAAAGTAAAACCGTAAGTGATGATATAAAGAGTGAAACAAAGGATGGAAATGGTATGGAGGGTAAAATAATGAGTGACAAGGATGAGAGTGAAAGTTcacagtctgagggtgaaactgcatcatcttcttcttcttcttctggttGCAGCTCTAGTGACGATGATTCTAGCGATAATGATGTGGAAAAGGAGgaagtaaaagaaaaagaagagaaagaaaatatgaaGGTAAAGGCGGAGAGCAAGTTTAATGTGGTAACTGAAGTAGAAGAAGGTGAAATAAGGGATGCTGATGCACCAGACATGGTTGGCCAGACTCACGATGATGATAaaagtgatgatgatgatgatgacgaCAATGATGAAGAGGCAATGGTTACTTGGAGTGATACTGATGTTGccgatgaagaagaagatggtgATGGTGCTTTGAAAGGACCCATCAAGTCTAAGAATGAGCTTGAG GTTCTCCCTTCTGTTCCTCCAGTTAATGCAACCTTGGAACCACATCATCAGATGCTGCCTGTGGGAGTTGTTTTATCG ATAATTGGTACCCAAGTTATTGTGGAAGGGATTGAGAAACATAGTCCTTTAAATGATGGTTCTATTCTATGGATAACTGAAAGCAGATCTCCATTAGGGATGGTGGATGAAATCTTTGGACCTGTCAAAAACCCATACTATGTGGTGAGATACAATTCAGAAAGTGAAGTTCCTGCTGGTGTGCAAGCTGGCAGTTTAATTTCTTTTGTTCCAGAGTTTGTTAGCCATGTGCTTAACAACAAGGACGTTTACAAGAAGGGTTATGATGCGTCTGGTGCTAACGATGAAGAGGTGTATGATGAAGCAGAGTTTTCTGATGATGAGAAAGAGGCAGAATTCAAGAGACTGCAAAAAGTGTCGAAAAGAGGCATGAACGACCAGAAACCTATGAACAACAAGAATGATAAAAGGAAGGTTAAAAATAGAGCTGAACCATGGAAAAATAGTAAACATTCATCCCCACAAGCACCAACAGATGTAGGTCATGTACCACCCAATCAACACCAGCATCATTTATCATCCCATTTAGCACCAGTTGATAATGCAAATAGTTCAACCCCTTTTGTTGTAGAACAAGGTTTGAGTGGTGGGACAGGTTTAATTCCACAACTTCGACCTACTGCACAGACTGCTTGTTTTCATCCACCTTCAAATGGAGTTTGGGGAAATGGAATGCCATTTCAACAGCCCCAAGGTGCTTTTTTCCCCGGTGGCTTTCCAGCTTATGGTATGCCATGGCTTCCACAGAACTCTCAGCCATATCCATTTCAAATGGCAATGCCGAACATGTTTGCCCAGCAGGTCGATCCTAACCAGAGGTTACTTTCTGGTAATTTGCTACCCGGTCAACAATCAAATACATTAGCGGGACCTGCATACTCTCAGGGACTCATGGGTCAAAATGGATACAACCAAATGACATTTGGAATGGGTTTACAAGGTCAACATTCTCAGCATATGTTAAATGTTGGCCAACAAGGAATTAATCCAAACGGGGTACAAAATGGACAGAATTGTAATGCGCCACAATCTGGAGGAATTCCAGGAAACAACAATGAAGCCTCTCAGCAGTTCAATGCAGGTGCTCCTTCTGGTCGTGGAAGAAAACCATTCCATGGAAGAGGTGGTCGATTTTCACGTGGAAGAGGTGGGAACCAATCTAGATAG
- the LOC115698770 gene encoding uncharacterized protein LOC115698770 produces the protein MVILQQKPQDDPFLKFIDYARSVLCPEDDEDIDPNLNGADTRRPSWTWIASRILKTCSAYSSGVTAAILLSDLSQAWNEQRRDGVSKKRPECISQLRKKRRRTKLPNTVTIDSIYEKNFLSLNSVLESVVVDAFVLPGTNIYMLTLGDFWSSNTIDLYLHRRYYDLVDPKNGILKKGREIFLTGCYLRTAAEGYGCPRLLPTEYLVILLDEDEDDDAMIIGAQFCSDLFSSISLDAVNKGVSYSLYGRIEFIGPLEIHGKFGSLQRKQITLVDDDGVKIKFLLWGEQVLLANLFSIGSMLGLDRPYIASSQESVIEESNELCLEYGSATQLFLVPFIQHEEQVCVTLTQNWCQGTGLLSTLDLTPGPKVSQVSLPRDSQGSLDFSCYPFQPFVTDLHDKMTGISLYGVVTNIMKDRNTTKAIFSLRIQDTSGTIWAKLHFTKSWSLGRVSVGHTVYISGLTCTMTKQKCLEALWFESDTGSSFINLSCMPALINSPCLQNLSNLSTLSTQTTCSQMARVWLEMAHCHVNTRLSHALCGHLVNRTPNGFMECSFCHYTCDSEVVRSFHLKITLADETGKIFAWSTDQTAIELLQISPDEFYELPEEEQVMYPSSLENERFMVALVNCNIEGYGQISDNDMISWEITRALKCE, from the exons ATGGTGATCCTTCAGCAAAAACCTCAAGATGATCCATTTCTTAAGTTCATTGATTACGCGAGGTCCGTCCTTTGCCCCGAAGATGACGAAGATATTGATCCCAATCTTAATGGAGCAGACACCCGTCGACCTAGTTGGACCTGGATTGCCTCTCGAATCCTCAAGACTTGCTCTGCCTATTCCAGTGGTGTTACCGCCGCAATTCTACTCTCTGATCTTTCTcag GCTTGGAATGAGCAACGTAGAGATGGGGTTTCTAAGAAAAGGCCGGAATGTATTAGCCAGTTGAGGAAGAAACGCAGACGAACGAAGCTTCCGAACACTGTAACTATTGATTCtatttatgagaaaaatttCTTGTCGTTAAACAGTGTATTGGAATCTGTTGTGGTTGATGCTTTTGTTCTCCCAG GTACGAACATTTACATGCTTACGCTTGGTGATTTTTGGAGCTCTAATACCATTGATCTTTATCTCCATCGCAG ATACTATGATTTGGTGGATCCTAAAAATGGCATTTTGAAGAAAGGAAGAGAGATTTTCCTCACTGGGTGCTATCTTCGTACTGCTGCTGAAGGATATGGTTGTCCACGGTTGTTGCCAACAGAATACCTTGTGATATTATTGGATGAA GATGAGGATGATGATGCAATGATTATTGGAGCTCAGTTCTGCTCAgatttattttcttcaatttcactTGATGCAGTCAATAAAGGGGTTTCTTACTCGTTATATGGAAG GATTGAGTTTATTGGGCCACTGGAAATTCATGGAAAGTTTGGTAGTTTACAGAGGAAGCAAATCACTCTTGTTGATGATGATGGTGTCaaaattaagtttcttttatgggGTGAGCAAGTTCTACTTGCTAATCTTTTCAG CATTGGAAGTATGCTTGGACTGGATAGACCCTACATAGCTAGTTCTCAAGAGAGTGTCATTGAAGAAAGTAATGAACTTTGTCTTGAATATGGCAGTGCAACACAGTTGTTTTTGGTGCCTTTTATTCAACATGAAGAACAA GTGTGTGTCACATTGACGCAAAATTGGTGTCAAGGAACAGGGCTTTTGAGTACGTTAGATCTCACTCCAGGTCCAAAAGTTTCCCAAGTTTCATTGCCTCGTGATTCACAAGGGTCCCTTGACTTTAGTTGTTATCCTTTCCAA CCATTTGTTACGGATCTCCACGACAAGATGACAGGCATCAGTCTCTATGGTGTTGTTACCAATATTATGAAGGACAGAAATACCACAAAAGCTATATTCTCTCTAAGGATTCAGGATACTTCTGGAACAATTTGGGCAAAACTACATTTTACAAAATCTTG GTCTTTGGGAAGAGTAAGCGTTGGTCACACGGTGTACATATCTGGTCTCACATGCACTATGACAAAGCAGAAATG CCTGGAAGCTTTATGGTTTGAGAGTGATACTGGATCTTCGTTTATCAATCTCAGTTGCATGCCAGCACTGATAAACTCTCCCTGTCTTCAAAATTTGTCAAACCTTTCAACTCTATCTACCCAGACCACCTGTTCCCAA ATGGCTCGAGTTTGGCTGGAAATGGCGCATTGTCATGTGAATACAAGGCTTTCACACGCCCTATGTGGTCACTTGGTGAACAGGACGCCTAATGGGTTTATGGAGTGCAGTTTCTGTCATTACACTTGTGATTCTGAAGTTGTTCGCAGTTTTCATCTGAAAATTACCCTTGCTGATGAGACTGGAAAAATCTTTGCATGGTCTACTGATCAAACTGCCATTGAGTTGCTCCAAATATCTCCTGATGAATTTTATGAGCTGCCTGAg GAAGAACAAGTTATGTATCCTTCGTCACTAGAGAACGAGAGGTTCATGGTTGCTTTAGTTAATTGCAACATCGAGGGCTATGGCCAAATTAGTGATAATGACATGATTTCATGGGAGATAACTCGTGCACTAAAATGTGAGTAA